The Alteromonas stellipolaris genome includes a region encoding these proteins:
- a CDS encoding cupin domain-containing protein: MKRNLPVVLSVILCVLGSFSTALMADTLAINKNDTDKIISEDSFKTQVIPQANAAIDEGEGWIFYSYHNDETFGTSQSLAGMAVIKPGVEIHPPHEHSDEEFLLVTQGSGEWSVEGEVFKANTGDMLYAAPWDEHGVKNTSDVDLIFVVFKWHSKGIAVPTKSAYKK; the protein is encoded by the coding sequence ATGAAGCGTAATTTACCTGTAGTGCTTTCTGTTATTTTATGTGTTTTAGGCAGTTTCTCTACTGCTCTTATGGCAGATACTCTTGCGATTAATAAGAATGATACCGACAAAATAATCTCTGAAGATAGTTTCAAAACACAGGTTATCCCACAGGCTAATGCAGCCATTGATGAAGGTGAGGGCTGGATATTTTACAGCTACCACAACGATGAAACCTTTGGCACAAGCCAATCATTGGCGGGTATGGCAGTGATTAAACCTGGCGTAGAAATACACCCACCCCACGAACACAGTGACGAAGAGTTTCTATTAGTAACACAGGGCAGTGGGGAGTGGAGCGTAGAAGGTGAAGTGTTTAAGGCAAACACGGGTGATATGTTGTACGCTGCACCTTGGGATGAACACGGAGTAAAAAATACTTCAGATGTAGACTTAATCTTTGTGGTATTTAAGTGGCACAGCAAAGGTATTGCTGTGCCGACAAAAAGTGCTTACAAGAAATAA
- a CDS encoding SMP-30/gluconolactonase/LRE family protein: MRIILIIALLSVTGYLLFWPVPVEPVAWDAPEDSGYSGVHLTNDSLSLFDRLSLGNEFGPEDFALRSDGSIATATHSGAILLLAPNATHFTPWVNTGGRPLGLEFDANDNLIVADAFLGLLSVSPSGDITLLTDSVDGTAIVYADDVDVAKNGMIYFSDATTKFSAKAYGGTLSGSLLEILEHKGHGRLLAYNPDTQVTTVLMDGIIFANGVAISQNQQYVLINETGSYRVLRYFIAGPKSGLVEVFIDNLPGFPDNIATAPDGDYWVGFASPRSASLDDLSNSPFLRKVVQRLPASLRPKAKAYGHVIKINEQGKVTRDLQDPTGHYPLTTGVLETTDMLYISSLTAPHVAVINKANLPKGDDE; encoded by the coding sequence ATGCGAATTATACTAATCATCGCTTTATTATCAGTGACGGGATATTTACTGTTTTGGCCCGTGCCGGTTGAACCTGTAGCTTGGGATGCTCCAGAAGATAGCGGTTATAGCGGCGTTCACCTTACTAACGATTCACTATCTCTTTTTGATAGACTTTCCCTTGGCAACGAATTCGGTCCCGAGGATTTTGCACTGCGAAGTGATGGCTCTATTGCTACTGCAACGCATTCTGGTGCCATTTTACTGTTAGCGCCTAACGCTACGCACTTTACACCTTGGGTAAACACTGGCGGGCGACCGTTAGGCTTGGAGTTCGATGCCAATGATAATCTTATTGTGGCAGATGCCTTTCTAGGCTTACTTTCAGTTTCACCCTCGGGCGATATCACCTTGTTAACAGACAGCGTTGATGGAACGGCCATTGTGTATGCTGATGACGTAGATGTGGCAAAAAATGGCATGATATATTTTTCTGACGCCACCACCAAATTTAGTGCTAAAGCCTATGGCGGAACCCTTAGCGGCAGCTTGTTAGAGATTTTAGAGCATAAGGGACATGGCCGACTGTTAGCGTACAATCCAGATACCCAAGTTACTACTGTATTAATGGACGGGATAATTTTTGCTAATGGGGTTGCCATCAGCCAAAACCAGCAATATGTTTTAATCAACGAAACAGGCAGCTACCGCGTGTTACGTTACTTCATTGCTGGGCCTAAATCAGGTTTGGTTGAAGTGTTTATCGATAACTTACCTGGCTTTCCCGATAATATTGCCACAGCGCCAGACGGTGATTATTGGGTAGGGTTTGCTTCGCCTCGTTCCGCATCGTTAGACGATTTATCAAACTCTCCCTTTTTACGTAAAGTGGTACAGCGACTGCCTGCTTCACTGCGCCCTAAAGCAAAAGCCTACGGCCATGTAATAAAAATTAACGAACAAGGCAAAGTGACGCGTGACTTGCAAGACCCAACTGGACATTATCCGCTTACAACAGGGGTGTTAGAAACGACGGATATGCTATACATTAGCAGCCTAACTGCTCCTCATGTGGCGGTGATTAACAAAGCAAATTTACCAAAGGGAGATGATGAATGA
- a CDS encoding PepSY-associated TM helix domain-containing protein — protein sequence MNKATKQSALNAHSWVGVFLSVLLFLVCLSGTIAVFHLEFERWEQPHIPEFETVEDGAVEKAMDSFLAKHPEETDHLFVVLPTSGIPRLVVENDHAAYFADAQGNLLEKESVPFTQMLVDLHLHLNLPHSWGMILVSALGAIICTLIVTGVIAHKRLSRDAFKLRRGGNGQQNQIDLHNRFGLWAAPFHLVIGVTGAYFGLAGIVLVLVAQLNYGGDREAVINQVFTPDPVIEAQEGKPAIGKAIAQMETIAPENPLIFATVHEVSKPEQFIEIYAQVPGRLIYGEAYRFDTAGNYLGTAGYDDGVWGKQLLWAVYRLHFGDFAGIPSKVLYFVLGIMLTMLCVSGMEVWLSKKAHPVLATRLWYCTVWGSVSALAFTAIADMFFAGSLVAVFWGVMVLNVVLTVAIKRLTKPVWLIISGISVLVMLVIYGVVNGEHSLSLASLQLNVPMLMYVVWSILRGNTLLKRETLLSNFQKENQAVTPNGNSGNETTRDEDSHQSTSRSNVPQSPMA from the coding sequence ATGAATAAAGCGACAAAACAATCAGCGTTAAACGCACACAGTTGGGTAGGCGTATTTTTAAGTGTACTGCTCTTTTTAGTGTGTTTGTCAGGCACCATTGCTGTGTTTCATTTGGAATTTGAACGCTGGGAACAACCTCATATTCCTGAATTTGAAACAGTAGAAGATGGGGCAGTAGAAAAAGCAATGGACAGCTTTTTAGCCAAACATCCAGAAGAAACTGATCATCTATTTGTGGTGCTTCCTACATCGGGTATTCCAAGGTTAGTGGTAGAAAACGACCACGCTGCTTATTTCGCTGATGCACAGGGAAATTTACTTGAGAAAGAAAGCGTGCCTTTCACTCAAATGTTGGTGGATTTACATTTACATCTTAACTTACCCCACAGCTGGGGCATGATATTAGTCAGTGCCTTGGGCGCAATTATTTGTACACTCATAGTCACGGGTGTTATTGCTCACAAACGTTTATCCAGAGACGCGTTTAAGTTGCGCCGTGGTGGCAATGGTCAGCAAAACCAAATTGATTTGCACAACCGCTTTGGCCTTTGGGCTGCACCATTTCATTTGGTTATAGGTGTAACGGGGGCGTATTTTGGGTTAGCCGGTATTGTACTGGTACTCGTAGCGCAATTAAATTATGGCGGTGACAGGGAAGCGGTAATAAACCAAGTATTTACGCCCGACCCAGTTATAGAAGCACAAGAAGGCAAACCTGCGATAGGAAAAGCCATTGCGCAAATGGAAACCATAGCCCCAGAAAATCCGCTTATTTTTGCAACTGTTCACGAGGTTAGTAAACCAGAACAATTCATCGAAATTTATGCGCAAGTACCGGGTCGACTGATTTACGGTGAAGCATACCGGTTTGATACCGCAGGTAACTATTTAGGTACTGCTGGTTACGATGATGGCGTATGGGGCAAGCAATTGTTGTGGGCAGTATACCGCCTTCACTTTGGTGACTTTGCAGGAATACCAAGTAAGGTGCTGTATTTTGTTTTGGGTATCATGCTAACCATGTTGTGCGTATCGGGAATGGAAGTATGGTTATCTAAGAAAGCGCATCCTGTGCTGGCCACACGGTTATGGTATTGCACGGTGTGGGGCAGCGTAAGTGCATTGGCATTTACGGCAATAGCAGATATGTTCTTCGCAGGCTCATTAGTCGCCGTGTTCTGGGGAGTAATGGTGCTAAACGTGGTACTTACTGTAGCAATTAAGCGCCTCACCAAGCCAGTGTGGCTGATAATTTCAGGTATCAGTGTGTTAGTGATGTTAGTTATTTATGGTGTAGTGAATGGCGAACATTCGCTATCGCTAGCATCGTTGCAATTAAACGTACCGATGCTGATGTATGTAGTGTGGAGCATTCTACGCGGCAACACATTACTTAAGCGTGAAACCTTGTTATCGAATTTTCAAAAAGAAAATCAGGCAGTAACACCAAATGGTAATAGTGGTAACGAAACTACTCGTGATGAAGATAGTCATCAGAGCACGTCAAGATCTAATGTGCCTCAATCGCCTATGGCTTAA
- a CDS encoding TonB-dependent siderophore receptor, with translation MNNSHKTLASLVALSQIALPHYVSADENSDSAQSDIEKVEIVGKRSPFGATKTNTPIVDLARTISIETETDIIQKGALNLSQTATYMAGVNGEPNGFATRGDSISSRGLRIPRYRDSIQELFGNYNSTRAEVYTMEQVELLKGPASVLYGQGSPGGIMNYVSKTPKIDKGNEIVASYGTFDRKQLGVDINTALSDDDKWLARFVGVYRDSDTQVDYVNDDTQVFMPSVSFLPTDDTTLTLIGLFQDSDSDTGAQFIPVEGTLLPLPDGTYLPDQDVYVGEPGFNKFETRSNQVTLLGEHIFTDTTSLSFTALWREGEADYHQAWGTFTGASHYLNTFLGSPVAPTDTYVARTFYQADNTFNQHALDVRVNQLFSIGKTQHEVLAGLQYQSVDTDANSAYYAGGGVLQGDFSYILDLANPVYTGSPDQAILDAIYNDSPEQNVTDYGFYLSDHISFGEWRLTVGVRHDKVDNDNGDTQQDDSQTSYSAGILYRFDNGLSPYISYAESFETVVGLDSNNKQLKPEEGRQYEAGIKYALSSLPGYITLSYYDIEISNLPNPNNLPSDISQQQGITSIEGVEIEGKVEFGQVSAQFAASVMDAEDPNGFELSAQPDSNASLWVNWQPDAYEGFRLGGGIRYVGQSVSENGTIRYETPSYTLADLMMAYQLSEQLDLQLNVRNLTDKEYLTSCLFRGDCFPGLRRTVNASVTYSF, from the coding sequence ATGAATAATTCACACAAAACACTCGCTTCTTTGGTCGCCTTATCGCAGATTGCACTTCCGCATTATGTATCCGCAGACGAAAACTCAGATAGCGCACAGAGCGATATTGAAAAAGTTGAAATAGTCGGTAAACGTAGTCCGTTTGGTGCCACAAAAACCAATACTCCCATTGTAGATTTAGCACGTACCATTTCTATTGAAACGGAAACCGATATAATTCAAAAAGGAGCTCTTAACCTTTCCCAAACGGCGACCTATATGGCTGGTGTTAATGGTGAGCCTAATGGTTTTGCAACGCGTGGCGATTCAATATCATCGCGAGGTTTGAGAATTCCTCGATACCGCGATTCAATACAAGAGTTATTTGGGAACTACAATTCTACTCGTGCTGAAGTGTATACCATGGAGCAAGTAGAGTTATTGAAGGGGCCAGCTTCAGTACTCTATGGACAGGGGTCACCCGGCGGTATTATGAATTACGTGTCGAAAACGCCAAAAATCGACAAAGGAAATGAAATTGTTGCTAGCTATGGCACGTTTGATAGAAAGCAATTGGGCGTTGATATAAATACTGCATTAAGCGATGACGATAAATGGCTAGCACGTTTTGTTGGTGTGTATCGTGATTCGGACACTCAAGTCGATTACGTGAATGACGATACTCAGGTATTTATGCCATCTGTGTCCTTCTTGCCCACTGATGACACAACATTGACATTAATTGGCCTTTTTCAAGATTCAGACAGCGATACCGGTGCACAGTTTATTCCTGTTGAAGGTACCTTATTACCGTTACCCGATGGTACATATCTGCCAGACCAAGATGTATATGTGGGAGAGCCTGGTTTCAATAAATTTGAAACGCGATCTAATCAAGTTACTCTGTTAGGTGAGCATATCTTCACCGACACTACTTCTCTTTCTTTCACCGCGTTGTGGCGTGAAGGGGAGGCTGATTATCATCAGGCTTGGGGTACTTTTACCGGCGCTTCGCATTATTTAAATACATTTTTAGGCTCTCCTGTAGCACCTACTGATACTTATGTGGCAAGAACATTTTATCAAGCCGATAACACCTTTAATCAACATGCATTAGATGTTCGGGTAAATCAGCTTTTTAGTATAGGCAAAACCCAACATGAAGTGTTGGCAGGACTTCAATATCAAAGTGTCGATACCGACGCTAATTCTGCCTATTATGCCGGTGGTGGGGTATTGCAGGGCGACTTCAGTTACATTTTAGATTTAGCGAATCCGGTTTATACGGGCTCACCTGATCAAGCTATCCTAGACGCTATCTACAACGACAGCCCAGAACAAAACGTCACCGATTATGGCTTCTATCTGTCTGATCATATTAGTTTTGGAGAGTGGCGCCTTACAGTTGGAGTACGCCATGATAAAGTAGATAACGATAATGGCGATACACAACAGGATGATTCGCAAACCTCGTATTCCGCTGGAATCTTGTATCGATTTGATAATGGGTTGTCACCGTATATTAGCTATGCAGAATCGTTTGAAACAGTAGTGGGGCTTGATAGCAACAATAAGCAACTTAAGCCTGAGGAAGGGCGCCAATATGAAGCCGGTATCAAATATGCCTTATCATCATTGCCAGGCTACATAACACTGTCTTATTACGATATAGAGATTTCAAATCTACCAAATCCTAATAATTTACCTTCAGATATTAGCCAACAACAGGGTATTACTTCAATCGAAGGTGTAGAGATAGAAGGAAAGGTTGAGTTTGGCCAAGTTTCCGCTCAATTTGCTGCGTCAGTGATGGATGCAGAAGACCCGAATGGTTTTGAATTATCTGCACAACCCGACAGTAACGCTTCATTGTGGGTGAATTGGCAACCGGATGCATATGAAGGTTTTAGATTAGGTGGCGGCATACGTTATGTAGGGCAGTCGGTTTCAGAAAATGGAACAATTAGGTACGAAACACCTAGCTATACGTTAGCAGATCTAATGATGGCATATCAGTTATCTGAACAACTAGATCTTCAGCTTAATGTGCGTAACCTAACAGACAAAGAATACCTTACATCTTGTTTGTTCCGTGGCGATTGTTTCCCTGGCTTACGTCGAACTGTCAATGCCAGTGTGACTTACTCATTTTAA
- the ahpF gene encoding alkyl hydroperoxide reductase subunit F → MLTKEILQALKGYAESMQKNVTFVVQTGEHSKREELVSFLSDIAGVSDKLSLEERDTNGVLRSSISFLLEADGEDTGIRFSGIPGGHEFNSLILGMLHASGTELKIDDSVKAIVKGVKEELNFEVFISLSCHNCPEVVQALNQFALLNPNITSEMIDGGLYQNVVAERDIQGVPSVYLNGELFANGKVDASVLIDKLIERDPSLKEANKGESLPLQDVTVIGGGPAGVASAIYSARKGLKVTVVADRFGGQVKDTMGIENLISVSKTTGPELVGNLMEHMNDYDITLKEHVRVDSVEQGNVKTITLSSGEQIRTRSIVVATGARWRELGVPGEKENVGNGVAYCPHCDGPFFKGKDVAVIGGGNSGIEAALDLAGIVKSVTVFEFMPQLKADQVLIDQAEKRENITIIRNAATHQITAENGKVNAIEYQDRNTNELHTLPLSGVFVQIGLVPNSQFMEGVVDMSKYGEIVIDTKCNTSAPGIFAAGDVTTVPYKQIVISMGEGAKASLAAFEYLLSHEVIEMEEETQAA, encoded by the coding sequence GTGTTAACTAAAGAAATTTTACAAGCGTTGAAAGGCTATGCTGAGTCAATGCAGAAAAACGTAACCTTCGTCGTACAGACCGGTGAACACAGCAAACGTGAAGAGCTTGTGTCGTTTCTGTCCGACATTGCTGGTGTAAGTGACAAATTAAGCCTTGAAGAGCGTGACACCAACGGTGTATTACGCAGCTCTATTAGCTTTCTTTTAGAAGCTGATGGCGAAGATACAGGCATTCGCTTTTCTGGTATTCCTGGCGGCCACGAATTTAACTCGCTTATCTTAGGTATGCTTCACGCATCAGGTACCGAGCTTAAAATTGATGACAGCGTAAAAGCGATTGTTAAAGGCGTTAAAGAAGAACTTAACTTCGAAGTATTTATCAGCCTAAGCTGCCATAACTGCCCAGAAGTGGTTCAGGCGCTTAACCAATTTGCGCTACTTAATCCAAACATTACGTCTGAAATGATTGACGGTGGTTTGTATCAAAACGTAGTTGCAGAACGTGACATTCAAGGTGTACCAAGTGTTTACCTAAATGGCGAGCTGTTCGCTAACGGTAAGGTCGATGCATCGGTGCTTATCGACAAACTTATCGAACGTGACCCTTCGCTAAAAGAGGCGAACAAGGGGGAGTCGTTACCGCTACAAGACGTTACCGTAATTGGTGGTGGTCCAGCGGGTGTGGCTTCAGCAATATACAGCGCACGTAAAGGCTTAAAAGTGACTGTGGTTGCCGATCGTTTCGGTGGTCAAGTGAAAGATACTATGGGTATTGAGAACCTTATCTCAGTATCTAAAACTACCGGCCCTGAGCTAGTAGGTAACTTGATGGAACACATGAACGATTACGATATCACGCTTAAAGAGCACGTTCGTGTTGATTCTGTAGAACAAGGTAATGTTAAAACGATCACGTTATCGTCTGGCGAACAAATTCGCACTCGTTCAATTGTTGTTGCTACTGGCGCACGTTGGAGAGAACTTGGTGTTCCAGGTGAGAAAGAAAACGTAGGTAACGGCGTGGCGTACTGCCCACACTGTGATGGTCCTTTCTTCAAAGGTAAAGACGTTGCGGTAATTGGTGGTGGTAACTCGGGTATTGAAGCGGCGCTTGATTTGGCGGGTATTGTGAAATCGGTTACGGTATTTGAATTCATGCCACAACTTAAGGCTGACCAAGTACTGATTGACCAAGCTGAAAAACGTGAAAACATCACGATTATCAGAAATGCTGCTACGCATCAGATTACCGCTGAAAACGGCAAGGTTAACGCTATTGAGTATCAAGATCGCAATACCAACGAATTACACACGCTTCCACTATCAGGCGTATTCGTACAAATTGGTTTAGTGCCAAACAGCCAATTCATGGAAGGTGTAGTAGACATGAGCAAGTACGGCGAGATTGTGATTGATACGAAATGTAATACGTCAGCACCAGGCATCTTTGCGGCGGGCGACGTAACAACAGTACCTTATAAGCAAATCGTTATCTCAATGGGCGAGGGTGCAAAAGCATCACTGGCAGCATTTGAATACTTGCTAAGCCATGAAGTAATTGAAATGGAAGAAGAAACACAAGCTGCGTAA
- the ahpC gene encoding alkyl hydroperoxide reductase subunit C, producing MALINTAIKPFKAQAFKDGEFIEVSNEDISGKWAVFVFYPADFTFVCPTELGDIADKYEELQSRGVEVFSVSTDTHFTHKAWHDSSDTINKIKFAMIGDPTGEITRNFDCMRETMGLADRATFVVDPEGIVQAMEITSEGIGRDADDLVRKIKAAQYVASHPGEVCPAKWKEGEATLAPSLDLVGKI from the coding sequence ATGGCATTAATTAACACTGCTATCAAACCGTTCAAAGCACAAGCATTTAAAGACGGCGAGTTCATCGAAGTAAGCAACGAAGATATCAGCGGTAAGTGGGCAGTATTTGTTTTCTATCCAGCAGATTTCACTTTTGTATGCCCAACTGAACTTGGTGACATTGCTGATAAGTACGAAGAGCTTCAGTCTCGTGGCGTAGAAGTATTCTCAGTATCTACTGACACTCACTTCACTCACAAAGCGTGGCACGATTCGTCTGACACTATCAACAAAATCAAGTTTGCAATGATTGGCGACCCTACTGGTGAAATTACTCGCAACTTCGATTGTATGCGTGAAACTATGGGCCTTGCTGACCGTGCAACATTTGTTGTTGACCCAGAAGGTATCGTTCAAGCGATGGAAATCACTTCTGAAGGTATCGGCCGTGATGCAGACGACCTAGTTCGTAAAATCAAAGCTGCTCAGTATGTTGCTTCTCACCCAGGTGAAGTTTGCCCAGCTAAATGGAAAGAAGGCGAAGCTACACTAGCTCCTTCTCTTGACCTAGTAGGCAAAATCTAA
- a CDS encoding DUF2252 family protein translates to MDRARFLNQRIAKIDGTPPSPHLAKHLKMAQSPFMFYRGSAQLFYADLANHHLAVPEACFSMSLTSVMGDCHTSNFGFLTEEGSHGDNVIFTPNDFDDACVGYAHWDILRYLTSLSLVEAHCKGISEGRFLVNVPDPSKSAVDTHQVNHAQSLFIQEYVATCQRVTENSTVINEAMEQEPDGKLKKFYRKALERSSCGEKFESKSALAKAVHLTHDGLKFKHITDKYTPLSPVEHQQVLKAFAPYMDDDIVDITSRENAGTGSVNMRRFYFLVGPKKPHNAESFRYCHIVEVKQQRKAAPLFYFDNVCPVNQLNPAHLTARSQRRMQRRPDLLLDEVIWDNAHWLIRSRHHAKVGLDPDDIGMGNKARNGDFGYFAKLCGYTLALAHCRGDRRSTRFAKSAVKALNHHTNRALITSANHYAKQVIEDHCWFCDTLKNT, encoded by the coding sequence ATGGATCGCGCAAGATTTCTTAATCAAAGAATTGCTAAAATTGATGGCACCCCACCTTCTCCCCACTTAGCTAAACATTTGAAAATGGCGCAAAGCCCCTTCATGTTTTACCGCGGTAGTGCACAACTATTTTATGCCGATTTAGCAAACCACCATTTAGCAGTGCCAGAGGCATGCTTTTCGATGTCACTAACCAGTGTAATGGGTGATTGCCATACATCTAATTTTGGCTTTCTTACAGAGGAAGGCTCTCACGGCGACAACGTTATTTTTACGCCGAACGATTTTGACGATGCCTGTGTAGGCTATGCACATTGGGATATTCTTCGCTATCTTACTTCTCTGTCTCTCGTCGAAGCCCATTGCAAAGGTATTTCTGAAGGCCGCTTTTTAGTAAATGTGCCAGACCCGTCAAAATCTGCGGTAGACACCCACCAGGTTAACCATGCTCAATCTCTATTTATTCAAGAATACGTGGCTACATGCCAGCGGGTTACCGAAAATTCGACGGTTATTAATGAAGCTATGGAACAAGAGCCAGATGGAAAATTGAAAAAATTCTATCGCAAAGCATTAGAGCGCTCTTCTTGCGGTGAAAAGTTTGAATCTAAAAGTGCGCTAGCTAAAGCGGTTCATTTAACCCACGACGGCCTTAAATTTAAGCACATCACCGATAAGTACACGCCATTGAGCCCAGTGGAACACCAACAGGTATTAAAGGCATTCGCACCTTATATGGATGATGATATTGTCGATATCACAAGCAGAGAAAATGCCGGCACAGGCTCGGTAAATATGCGCCGCTTCTATTTTTTAGTTGGCCCCAAAAAGCCGCATAACGCTGAAAGCTTTCGTTATTGCCACATTGTTGAGGTAAAACAGCAGCGCAAAGCCGCGCCCTTATTCTATTTCGACAATGTGTGCCCAGTGAATCAATTGAACCCCGCTCACTTAACCGCCCGCAGTCAGCGACGAATGCAGCGCCGTCCAGACTTGTTATTAGATGAGGTCATTTGGGACAATGCACACTGGTTAATTCGCTCACGCCACCACGCTAAAGTGGGATTAGACCCTGATGATATTGGTATGGGAAATAAAGCGCGAAACGGCGACTTTGGTTACTTCGCTAAACTGTGCGGGTACACCCTCGCCTTAGCGCATTGTCGTGGTGACAGGCGAAGTACACGCTTTGCAAAAAGCGCTGTAAAAGCGTTAAACCACCATACTAATCGTGCACTAATCACAAGTGCTAACCATTATGCAAAGCAAGTTATCGAAGATCACTGTTGGTTTTGCGATACGCTCAAAAATACTTAA